A window of Drosophila subobscura isolate 14011-0131.10 chromosome E, UCBerk_Dsub_1.0, whole genome shotgun sequence contains these coding sequences:
- the LOC117891124 gene encoding uncharacterized protein LOC117891124: protein MHKGAPPWQFTATVDANATDKQTQQQSQKEEKDVSEKLIRFAMSPSAVVAEAAAASPPTQTLCWLLLLLLCSLPLSLPVAEATHISGDFQTADFFQFLVKFGFNKADLPTRRTAYGYIYGNVTSPENYTAPVTLVVLDKSTFLDFYGNRSHRSREVACSMMFTRLHSIAYDAKCNPQGKRDFLRHVPCPRGQLCSDEDAPANVMPGHQFTYVINLEAEPRFWYMALVACYQNQSTCQWHAHESLPRLSNRSSGLLHRLHYDIHLVNVHPNNSAAHPLTFQYSYDQQNLLEMYLIFLLVYIVLLPMQIYAVRRQKHPVTKLFTLSLLSEFVSLALITAHLIHYAANGVGQPRLQAAGDVLDILSRTTFMLILLLLAKGWAVTRQQISRTGWIILMSIWVPYCAFHVFLYIWDRTEVDIVSDIDEYQTWPGWIVLILRTSFMMWFLYELRNTMKYEHSTKKLDFLLHLGASSLVWFIYLPIVAIVALQISPMWRYKLLLGITNSADCLAYCVMTGLLWPHRAGQYLLLAGTKYAGMDELDEFNEAPHIVRERELRRNSPPDDISIGTGGGSRGMVLSTSIPHSLNGDACNDLLEAEDLDAQLLTDLNKNSHIVA, encoded by the exons ATGCACAAAGGTGCGCCACCCTGGCAATTCACTGCCACGGTGGATGCCAACGCAACAGATaagcagacacagcagcagtcgcagaaggaggagaaagACGTATCCGAAAAACTGATAAGATTCGCCATGTCCCCAAGTGCCGTtgtagcagaagcagcagcagcatcgcccccaacccaaaccctctgctggctgctactgctgctgctgtgcagcCTGCCGCTGTCCCTGCCCGTGGCAGAGGCCACCCACATAAGCGGCGACTTCCAGACGGCGGACTTTTTCCAGTTTCTCGTCAAGTTTGGCTTCAACAAGGCCGATCTCCCCACACGACGCACTGCCTATGGCTATATCTATGGCAATGTGACATCTCCGGAGAACTACACGGCGCCCGTGACCCTGGTGGTGCTGGACAAGTCAACATTTCTGGACTTTTACGGCAATCGCAGCCATCGGAGCCGCGAGGTTGCCTGCTCCATGATGTTTACGCGCCTGCATAGCATTGCCTACGATGCCAAGTGCAATCCGCAGGGCAAACGTGACTTTCTCCGGCATGTGCCCTGTCCCAGGGGGCAGCTGTGCAGCGACGAGGATGCGCCAGCGAATGTGATGCCAGGACACCAGTTTACGTACGTAATCAACCTGGAGGCAGAGCCGCG CTTCTGGTACATGGCCTTGGTGGCATGCTATCAGAATCAGAGCACCTGCCAGTGGCACGCACACGAGAGCCTGCCGCGGCTCAGCAATCGGAGCAGCGGGCTCCTGCACAGGCTGCACTACGACATCCATTTGGTGAATGTGCATCCGAATAACTCGGCAGCACATCCGCTCACCTTTCAGTACTCGTACGACCAGCAGAATCTGCTGGAGATGTACCTCATCTTCCTGCTCGTCTacattgtgctgctgcccatgCAGATCTATGCGGTGCGGCGGCAGAAGCATCCCGTCACGAAGCTCTTCACGCTGAGTCTGCTCAGCGAATTCGTTAGCCTGGCGCTGATCACGGCCCATCTGATTCACTATGCGGCGAATGGAGTGGGTCAGCCGCGGCTGCAGGCAGCGGGCGACGTGCTGGACATACTCAGTCGAACGACATTCAtgctgatcctgctgctgctggccaagggcTGGGCGGTGACGCGTCAGCAGATCAGTCGCACTGGCTGGATCATCCTAATGTCCATCTGGGTGCCATACTGTGCGTTCCATGTGTTCCTCTACATCTGGGATCGG ACGGAGGTGGATATTGTATCGGATATTGATGAATATCAAACCTGGCCCGGCTGGATTGTCCTCATTCTGCG CACCTCCTTTATGATGTGGTTCCTGTATGAGCTGCGCAACACCATGAAATACGAGCATTCCACCAAGAAATTGGATTTCCTCTTGCATTTGGGCGCCTCCAGCTTGGTGTGGTTCATCTACCTGCCCATCGTGGCCATTGTGGCCTTGCAAATCAGCCCCATGTGGCGCTACAAGCTGCTCCTGGGCATCACCAACTCGGCCGACTGCCTTGCATACTGTGTGATGACGGGTCTGCTGTGGCCACATCGTGCCGGACAATATCTCCTGCTTGCAGGCACCAAATATGCAG GCATGGATGAGCTGGATGAGTTCAATGAGGCGCCACATATTGTGCGCGAACGTGAGCTTCGCAGGAATTCGCCACCCGATGATATATCAATTGGCACGGGCGGTGGCAGCCGCGGCATGGTGCTGTCCACGAGCATACCCCACTCCCTGAATGGCGATGCGTGCAACGATCTGCTCGAGGCCGAGGATCTGGATGCGCAACTACTCACCGATCTGAACAAGAACAGCCACATTGTGGCATAG
- the LOC117890406 gene encoding putative gustatory receptor 58c: MVHVSLLRFYFELSRLIGLCNLHYDPQHQCLVRNHVPTVVYCLVLDVIYVLVMPSAFALLAGNISGCKNLGMFGVVYSVMGQAKLFTMMLLIGSVWLRRCRIQALANDYLKLMSDFRSDLQSNCRRLCLWKVAMTSSRFIMLIQALLSSNSLVHCKRSIDRADVAPYYVASMVFAVIMELMVCFADFTVYMIQVSGNCLISNKTERLQEMIDDVAVLPKRLGRPRDMGLRQVLSAWLSLWHRCQQLDDLLRQLREIFQWQMLFNLGTTYIFNIATVFRLWIYMEYAKNFSLWKCLFFVFVALAHHVEIMMQFSIFETTSTKWLQLREQLQNLWFANQSQNGAGLTSEVVLSRKLEFAILYLNRQLQTRPQRVRRLHIVGLFDLSRASGHAMTASVFSNALVLCQIAYKIYG, encoded by the exons ATGGTTCACGTTTCGCTGCTGCGCTTTTACTTTGAGTTGAGTCGCCTCATTGGCCTGTGTAATCTGCACTACGATCCGCAACATCAGTGCCTTGTGCGCAATCATGTGCCCACTGTGGTGTATTGCCTCGTCCTGGATGTGATCTATGTGCTGGTCATGCCCTCTGCCTTCGCCCTGCTGGCGGGTAACATTTCCGGCTGCAAGAACCTCGGCATGTTCGGCGTCGTTTACAGTGTGATGGGACAGGCCAAGCTGTTCACCATGATGCTGCTCATTGGCAGCGTCTGGCTGCGTCGTTGCCGCATTCAAGCGCTGGCCAATGATTATCTAAAGCTGATGTCAGATTTCCGCAGCGACTTGCAAAGCAACTGCCGAAGGCTCTGCCTGTGGAAGGTGGCCATGACGAGCTCCCGCTTTATAATGCTCATCCAAGCCCTCCTGTCGTCAAATTCTTTGGTGCACTGCAAACGCTCGATAGATCGGGCCGATGTGGCGCCCTACTATGTGGCCTCAATGGTTTTTGCCGTGATCATGGAGCTAATGGTGTGCTTTGCGGACTTTACGGTCTACATGATCCAAGTCTCTGGCAATTGCTTGATCTCGAACAAGACGGAACGGCTGCAGGAAATGATTGATGATGTGGCGGTGCTGCCAAAGCGTTTGGGTCGTCCACGCGACATGGGCCTCAGGCAGGTTCTGAGCGCCTGGCTGTCACTTTGGCatcgctgccagcagctggatgATCTGCTCAGGCAACTGCGTGAGATCTTTCAGTGGCAAATGCTTTTCAATTTGGGCACCACGTATATCTTCAATATTGCCACCGTCTTTCGCCTGTGGATATACATGGAGTACGCCAAGAATTTCAGCCTGTGGAAATGCCTCTTTTTCGTCTTTGTGGCACTCGCTCACCATGTCGAGATCATGATGCAGTTCTCCATCTTCGAAACAACTAGCACCAAGTGGCTGCAGCTCCGGGAGCAGCTACAAAATCTCTGGTTTGCGAATCAGTCACAGAATGGCGCAGGTCTCACCTCGGAAGTGGTGCTCTCCAGGAAG TTGGAATTCGCCATTCTTTACCTCAATCGGCAGCTGCAAACGCGGCCGCAACGCGTGCGACGCCTACACATTGTGGGCCTCTTCGATCTGAGCCGTGCCTCCGGCCACGCCATGACCGCTTCTGTATTCAGCAATGCGCTGGTCCTGTGTCAGATTGcctataaaatatatggatGA
- the LOC117892613 gene encoding putative gustatory receptor 58b — MLLFRPCMEGACGSSDQLPGGHDHPNNMLHTKLGQALRVAYYHALVFGLLGTTLQLRGQNRLIRVEKVSWLYLGYSLLISGCLLLDIYFMLPRAILDGYITHNIVLQWNFFAALGLRLAAIVCSYGLVWLQRRRLVKLYADSLHLWRSHRRILKRMVEQHALEELQLSLKNLFWRKTFVLYVTLLCSLVLQYQLLSVINRQSLTAFTARLSQFLHVLAAKMCFYALFLLLEHQFRAVHLALGALQRRKGGKQKVQDLRRIAAMHWDTFQLARRFFDLYDVANAMLFANMFVSTMSILYHAVQYNNQTIQSNAWGSLFGSGLIVFNFWGTLMLMGLLDRVVSSCNDLGQTLRQFSDLRKISKELQIEVSGRVDLFLRNVCICFCFQLELFARQLQRNRLVYKICGIVELNNSACLSYIGSILSHVIILMQFDLRRRQET, encoded by the coding sequence ATGCTGCTCTTTCGTCCCTGCATGGAAGGTGCGTGCGGGTCGTCAGACCAGTTGCCTGGCGGCCACGACCACCCCAACAACATGTTGCATACGAAATTGGGTCAGGCTTTACGCGTGGCCTACTACCACGCGCTCGTCTTTGGCCTGCTGGGAACTACGCTGCAGCTGCGTGGCCAGAACCGGCTCATCCGCGTGGAGAAGGTGTCGTGGTTGTATCTCGGCTACAGTCTCCTCATCAgtggctgtctgctgctggacatCTACTTTATGTTGCCGCGGGCCATCCTGGATGGCTACATTACCCACAACATTGTCCTGCAGTGGAACTTCTTTGCGGCGCTGGGCCTGCGATTGGCGGCCATTGTCTGCAGTTATGGACTCGTCTGGCTGCAGCGTCGACGACTTGTCAAGCTCTATGCGGATTCGCTTCATCTCTGGAGGAGCCACAGGCGCATACTCAAGCGGATGGTGGAGCAGCAcgcgctggaggagctgcaactCTCACTGAAGAATCTTTTCTGGCGCAAGACTTTCGTGCTCTATGTAACGCTGCTCTGTTCGCTTGTCCTTCAGTATCAACTGCTCAGCGTAATCAATCGTCAGAGCCTGACGGCCTTCACTGCGAGGCTCTCCCAATTCCTGCACGTTCTGGCCGCCAAAATGTGTTTCTATGCGCTGTTCCTGCTACTCGAGCATCAGTTCCGGGCGGTGCACCTAGCCCTCGGCGCTCTCCAGCGTCGCAAAGGTGGAAAGCAGAAGGTACAGGATCTTCGTCGCATAGCAGCCATGCACTGGGACACATTTCAGCTGGCCCGGCGCTTCTTCGACCTGTACGATGTGGCCAATGCCATGCTGTTTGCCAATATGTTTGTGAGCACCATGAGCATCCTGTATCATGCGGTGCAGTACAACAACCAAACCATTCAATCCAACGCCTGGGGCTCGCTCTTTGGCAGTGGCCTAATTGTGTTCAACTTTTGGGGCACTCTGATGCTCATGGGTTTGCTGGATCGCGTGGTCAGCTCGTGCAACGATCTAGGCCAGACTTTGCGACAATTTAGCGATCTCCGAAAGATCAGCAAAGAGCTGCAAATTGAGGTGAGTGGCAGAGTTGACCTATTCCTCCGAAATGTATgcatttgtttctgctttcAGTTGGAGCTTTTCGCTCGTCAGCTGCAACGTAATCGTTTGGTTTATAAAATCTGCGGCATTGTGGAGCTCAACAACTCGGCGTGCCTCAGCTACATTGGGTCCATTCTCAGCCATGTGATTATTCTCATGCAGTTTGACTTGAGGCGACGGCAGGAGACTTAG
- the LOC117890548 gene encoding putative gustatory receptor 58a, with protein MSLSFLLKTFHGYGLGMGLLPAPLRLDLDCIQFSKRSHQRRCYLAYTACLNVLLIVLLPFTFPEFMYDESYMSDRLLLQWAWNLTNVTRIMAMLSCGYLTWTKRKPLLQLGERLARHYHRCRRLESGALRASCYIALQRRIRGLLRQQLFVLSLSTVSATLLLMRIDTDSKFSNLTMVVVHIMQYVYVVIMMTGLYVICLLLYWQMERVNLALKDLCSRLHHEERNALLLSASLARHTLHTLEHLFQLHCEGQRLMRSLFSIFDVTIAFLMLKMFVTNVNLMYHAVQFGNDSVATSGVTKLWGESVILTHYWSAVLLMNLVDDLTRRSGFETGEILRQFSDLELVKRDFQLELERFSDHLRCHSTAYKCCGLFVFNKPSSMIYFFSALVNVLVLCQFDL; from the exons ATGAGTCTCAGCTTTCTGCTGAAAACCTTCCATGGCTatggcctgggcatgggcctgCTGCCGGCACCACTGCGCCTGGACCTGGACTGCATTCAGTTCAGTAAGCGATCGCATCAACGTCGCTGCTACCTCGCATACACGGCCTGTCTGAATGTGCTGctcattgtgctgctgcccttcACTTTTCCGGAGTTTATGTACGATGAGAGCTACATGAGtgacaggctgctgctgcagtgggcGTGGAATCTGACGAACGTTACACGGATAATGGCGATGCTTTCCTGCGGCTATCTGACGTGGACGAAGAGGAAaccgctgctgcagttgggcGAGCGCTTGGCGAGGCATTACCACAGATGCCGCCGACTGGAGAGCGGCGCATTGCGTGCCTCGTGCTACATAGCGCTCCAGAGAAGGATTCGCGGTCTGCTGCGTCAGCAATTGTTTGTCCTGAGTCTCAGCACAGTGTCCGCCACGCTACTGCTGATGCGCATCGATACGGATTCCAAGTTCAGCAATCTCACTATGGTGGTCGTCCACATTATGCAGTACGTGTACGTGGTCATCATGATGACCGGGCTGTATGTCATCTGTTTGCTCCTCTACTGGCAGATGGAGCGCGTGAATCTTGCCCTGAAGGATCTCTGCTCGCGACTGCACCACGAGGAGCGCAACGCACTGCTGCTGTCCGCTTCGCTGGCCAGGCACACGCTCCACACCTTGGAGCATCTCTTCCAGCTGCACTGCGAGGGCCAGCGATTGATGCGGAGTCTGTTTAGCATCTTTGATGTGACCATTGCCTTTCTGAtgctcaaaatgtttgttacAAATGTGAACTTGATGTATCATGCCGTACAGTTTGGCAACGACTCCGTGGCGACCAGCGGCGTCACCAAGCTGTGGGGCGAGTCGGTGATTCTCACCCACTACTGGAGTGCGGTGCTCCTGATGAACCTGGTCGATGATCTGACGCGGCGAAGTGGCTTCGAAACAGGGGAAATTCTGCGTCAATTTAGCGATCTGGAGCTGGTCAAAAGAGATTTTCAATTGGAG TTGGAGCGCTTCTCTGATCACTTGCGTTGCCATTCCACGGCTTACAAATGCTGCGGCCTTTTTGTGTTCAACAAGCCATCGAGCATGATTTACTTTTTTTCAGCGCTGGTAAACGTTTTGGTGCTTTGTCAATTTGATTTGTAA